From a single Nothobranchius furzeri strain GRZ-AD chromosome 9, NfurGRZ-RIMD1, whole genome shotgun sequence genomic region:
- the nudt21 gene encoding cleavage and polyadenylation specificity factor subunit 5 has protein sequence MSIVPPTRSNTGWPRRGSEQFASKYVSGPAKPLTLERTINLYPLTNYTFGTKEPLYEKDSSVAARFQRMREEFDKMGMRRTVEGVLIVHEHRLPHVLLLQLGTTFFKLPGGELNPGEDEVEGLKRLMTEILGRQDGVKQDWVIDDCIGNWWRPNFEPPQYPYIPAHITKPKEHKKLFLVQLQEKALFAVPKNYKLVAAPLFELYDNAPGYGPIISSLPQLLSRFNFIYN, from the exons ATGTCTATTGTTCCCCCCACTCGCTCGAATACCGGCTGGCCGCGCCGCGGATCAGAACAGTTCGCGAGCAAATATGTTAGCGGGCCCGCTAAACCGCTCACTCTGGAGAGGACCATCAATCT ATACCCTCTCACCAATTACACGTTCGGCACTAAAGAGCCTCTGTATGAGAAGGACAGCTCGGTGGCTGCCAGGTTCCAGCGAATGCGTGAAGAGTTTGACAAGATGGGTATGCGGAGGACAGTGGAAGGAGTTCTCATTGTCCATGAGCACAGGCTGCCTCATGTGTTGCTTCTACAATTGGGAACAACGTTCTTTAAACT GCCCGGTGGAGAGCTGAATCCTGGAGAGGATGAGGTGGAAGGTCTGAAACGTCTGATGACTGAG ATCCTCGGACGGCAGGATGGGGTGAAACAGGACTGGGTGATTGACGACTGTATTGGAAACTGGTGGCGTCCTAACTTTGAGCCTCCACAG TATCCTTACATTCCAGCTCATATCACCAAACCTAAAGAGCATAAAAAGCTGTTCCTGGTTCAGCTGCAGGAGAAAG CACTGTTTGCCGTTCCCAAGAATTATAAGCTGGTGGCTGCCCCGTTGTTTGAACTATATGATAACGCTCCTGGATATGGACCAATCATTTCCAGTCTACCGCAGCTGTTGAGCAG ATTCAACTTCATCTACAACTAA
- the ogfod1 gene encoding prolyl 3-hydroxylase OGFOD1: MPSKRAQEESGAADKRKKKKSCEETAELCPDVEDEQLKKAVKEAWVRRTHYSQGDLELDCYPFPHCIIKNFIRSETFVENLQKELLELNFNEKSNDLYKFKQSNDLKKRKEPHIAGLRAALFERFRSWLGEVLGVELEPTVDISCAKYEYTDVLLCHDDELEGRRVAFILYLVPPWQRSDGGTLDLYTTDSNFQPQSIVKSLVPSRNTLVLFEVSPVSFHQVSEVLSQDKCRLSLSGWFHGPTLERPPRHLEPPVPRSPHIPRDETIVQEWINPLYLDIFYQEQIQEEFEESSEIQLKGFLKEEKFREVSEALQLAQIQWTKRGPPNKRCYEAASLDTLPECVSMCWELLHSEAFFLLLSNYTGLRLHYMCPADDEEEEDENEEAAGSSAAASSSTGANPSREKELSTPVCSGEVRRWSHGSYTLLHDGDAARAEYALDLILPFGCTDWQSEFGGYTCYVANEEDEELLTVYPEENSLALVYRDKETLKFVKQVNNKGSSPGKEFYDFSFVYYE; this comes from the exons ATGCCCTCCAAACGGGCTCAGGAGgagagcggagctgcagacaagaggaagaagaagaaaagctgCGAGGAGACGGCGGAGCTTTGTCCAGATGTGGAGGACGAGCAGCTGAAGAAAGCCGTGAAGGAGGCGTGGGTCCGCAGGACTCACTACAGCCAGG GTGATTTAGAACTAGACTGCTACCCTTTCCCCCACTGCATCATCAAGAACTTCATCAGGAGTGAAACTTTTGTAGAAAACCTCCAGAAAGAGCTACTGGAACTCAACTTCAACGAGAAATCTAATGATCTGTACAAATTTAAACAG TCAAATGACTTGAAAAAGAGAAAGGAGCCACATATCGCAGGACTGAG GGCGGCTCTGTTTGAGCGTTTCCGCTCCTGGCTTGGGGAAGTCTTGGGCGTTGAACTAGAGCCCACGGTGGACATTTCTTGTGCTAAATATGAATACACAG ATGTCCTGTTGTGTCATGATGATGAACTGGAAGGGAGACGTGTCGCCTTCATTTTGTATCTTGTCCCTCCGTGGCAGAGGAGTGATGGGGGAACCCTTGATCTTTACACAACAGACA GTAACTTCCAGCCTCAAAGCATAGTGAAGTCACTCGTGCCCTCCAGGAACACTCTGGTCCTCTTTGAAGTTTCTCCAGTTTCTTTTCACCAA GTGTCAGAAGTTTTATCCCAGGACAAGTGTCGTTTGTCTCTGAGCGGCTGGTTTCATGGACCGACTTTGGAGCGACCTCCTCGTCACCTGGAACCGCCCGTCCCAAGGAGTCCACACATACCGAGAGAc GAGACGATTGTGCAGGAGTGGATCAATCCCCTCTATCTGGATATTTTCTATCAGGAGCAGATCCAAGAGGAGTTTGAAGAGAGTTCTGAAATCCAGCTCAAAGGTTTCCTCAAG GAGGAGAAGTTCAGGGAGGTGAGTGAAGCTCTGCAGCTGGCTCAGATTCAGTGGACCAAGAGAGGTCCACCCAATAAGAG GTGCTACGAGGCGGCCTCTCTGGATACCCTGCCcgagtgtgtgagcatgtgttggGAGCTGCTTCACTCAGAGGCGTTCTTCCTGCTGCTCTCCAACTACACCGGCCTTCGGCTGCACTACATGTGTCCtgctgatgatgaggaggaggaagacgaaAATGAAGAAGCAGCAGGATCTTCAGCAGCTGCATCGTCATCCACAGGAGCAAATCCAAGCAGAGAGAAAG AGCTGAGCACACCTGTGTGTAGCGGAGAGGTGCGCCGCTGGTCTCATGGCAGCTACACTTTGTTGCACGATGGCGATGCTGCACGGGCAGAATACGCTCTGGACCTGATTTTACCTTTTGGCTGCACAG ACTGGCAGTCCGAGTTTGGGGGATACACCTGCTACGTAGCCAATGAAGAGGATGAGGAG CTTCTGACCGTGTATCCAGAGGAAAATTCTCTCGCTCTCGTCTACAGAGACAAAGAAACGCTGAAATTTGTGAAACAAGTCAACAACAAAGGTTCCTCTCCGGGCAAGGAGTTTTACGATTTTTCTTTTGTCTACTATGAATAA
- the tradd gene encoding tumor necrosis factor receptor type 1-associated DEATH domain protein yields MADKTLDGGQWTGCAVMFLQSLFPGVNLLSLYKDQQKKFNIFKVIKLTLIDSAGGLGGYEILKVHDAEPFLGVEVKFVDVAACQQFLESYSSGAVRQSLCQHACRLLALPQEFSVRIQLKASTHILDLCLDNLNICLQHIHLSQPERLRDEEIDRLEQQLQNQALGPTHQPIVVQQEESPVPSNCFKFQNRVFEDRMLSPADIQCFSNGVGRQWRNVGRALGKSCRALKGPAIDNLAYEYEREGLYEQAYQLLSRFIQAEGRAAKLSRLVRALEDSKLTSLAENILDIQPRE; encoded by the exons ATGGCGGACAAGACTCTGGATGGAGGTCAGTGGACGGGATGTGCAGTCATGTTTCTGCAGTCTCTCTTTCCTGGTGTGAACCTGCTCTCTCTCTACAAAGACCAACAGAAAAAATTCAACATTTTTAAAGTCATCAAGTTGACACTTATAG ATTCTGCAGGAGGCCTTGGTGGCTATGAGATCCTAAAGGTCCATGACGCTGAGCCCTTCCTGGGGGTGGAGGTGAAATTTGTGGATGTGGCAGCATGTCAGCAGTTCCTGGAGAGCTACAGCTCTGGAGCGGTGCGGCAGTCCCTTTGCCAACACGCCTGCCGGCTTCTCGCTCTTCCTCAGGAGTTCAGTGTGAGAATCCAGCTGAAAGCCAGCACTCACATCCTGGATTTGTGTCTGGATAATCTGAATATCTGTTTACAGCACATCCACCTGTCACAG CCCGAGCGCTTGCGCGATGAAGAGATTGATCGACTGGAGCAGCAGCTGCAGAATCAGGCCCTAGGTCCCACCCACCAGCCCATCGTAGTCCAGCAGGAGGAGTCTCCTGTCCCTAGCAACTGCTTCAAGTTTCAGAACAGAGTGTTTG AGGACCGAATGCTCTCACCGGCAGACATTCAGTGCTTCTCTAACGGAGTGGGCCGCCAGTGGAGGAATGTAGGGAGGGCCCTGGGGAAGAGCTGTCGTGCGTTGAAGGGCCCGGCTATAGACAACCTGGCCTACGAGTACGAGAGAGAAGGGCTGTATGAGCAAGCCTATCAGCTGCTCAGCCGCTTCATCCAGGCGGAGGGGAGGGCAGCCAAGCTGAGCCGACTGGTCAGAGCTCTGGAGGACAGCAAACTCACCAGCCTGGCTGAAAACATTCTGGACATACAGCCCAGAGAGTAA